A single genomic interval of Anser cygnoides isolate HZ-2024a breed goose chromosome 7, Taihu_goose_T2T_genome, whole genome shotgun sequence harbors:
- the LRRTM3 gene encoding leucine-rich repeat transmembrane neuronal protein 3 isoform X3, giving the protein MTDVWGDNFSKLFLFPGFNVIRLLSGSAVALVIAPTVLLTMLSSAERGCPKGCRCEGKMVYCESQKLQEIPSSISAGCLGLSLRYNSLQKLKYNQFKGLNQLTWLYLDHNHISNIDENAFNGIRRLKELILSSNRISYFLNNTFRPVTNLRNLDLSYNQLQSLGSEQFRGLRKLLSLHLRSNSLRTIPVRIFQDCRNLELLDLGYNRIRSLARNVFAGMIRLKELHLEHNQFSKLNLALFPRLVSLQNLYLQWNKISVIGQTMSWTWSSLQRLDLSGNEIEAFSGPSVFQCVPNLQRLNLDSNKLTFIGQEILDSWISLNDISLAGNIWECSRNICSLVNWLKSFKGLRENTIICASPKELQGVNVVDAVKNYSICGKSTTERFELARALPKPTFKPKLTRPKHDSKPPLPPTIGATESSSEPEHDTEHISFHKIIAGSVALFLSVLVILLVIYVSWKRYPASMKQLQQRSLMRRHRKKKRQSLKQMTPSTQEFYVDYKPTNTETSEMLLNGAGPCTYNKSGSRECEV; this is encoded by the coding sequence ATGACTGATGTGTGGGGGGATAACTTTTctaagttgtttttatttccaggtTTCAATGTAATTAGGCTACTGAGCGGATCAGCTGTAGCTCTGGTAATAGCCCCTACTGTATTACTGACaatgctttcttctgctgaacGAGGATGCCCTAAGGGCTGTAGGTGTGAAGGCAAAATGGTATATTGTGAATCTCAGAAATTGCAGGAGATTCCCTCAAGTATATCTGCTGGTTGTTTAGGTTTGTCCCTTCGATATAACAGCCTCCAAAAACTAAAATACAATCAATTTAAAGGTCTTAATCAACTCACCTGGCTCTATTTAGACCATAACCACATCAGCAATATTGACGAAAATGCTTTCAATGGAATACGCAGACTAAAAGAGTTAATCTTGAGTTCCAACAGAATCTCCTATTTTCTTAATAATACCTTCAGACCTGTGACAAATCTCCGGAATTTGGATCTGTCATACAATCAGCTGCAGTCTCTGGGATCTGAACAGTTCAGGGGCTTAAGGAAGCTGCTGAGTTTACATTTGCGGTCCAATTCCCTAAGAACCATCCCTGTTCGAATATTTCAAGATTGTAGGAACCTTGAACTGTTGGACCTGGGTTATAATCGCATCCGAAGTTTAGCAAGAAATGTCTTTGCAGGCATGATCAGACTGAAAGAGCTTCATCTGGAGCACAATCAATTTTCTAAGCTCAACCTGGCACTTTTTCCAAGGCTAGTCAGCCTTCAAAACCTTTATTTACAGTGGAATAAAATCAGTGTGATAGGACAAACTATGTCCTGGACCTGGAGCTCATTACAAAGACTTGATTTATCTGGCAATGAAATAGAAGCTTTCAGTGGACCTAGTGTTTTTCAGTGTGTGCCCAATTTACAGCGCCTCAACCTGGATTCAAACAAGCTCACATTTATTGGTCAAGAAATTTTGGACTCTTGGATATCCCTCAATGACATCAGCCTTGCTGGGAATATATGGGAATGCAGCAGAAACATTTGCTCTCTGGTAAACTGGCTTAAAAGTTTTAAAGGGCTGAGGGAAAATACAATTATTTGTGCCAGCCCCAAAGAACTGCAGGGGGTGAATGTTGTTGACGCAGTGAAAAACTACAGCATCTGTGGCAAAAGTACCACGGAAAGGTTTGAACTAGCACGAGCTCTCCCAAAGCCAACGTTTAAACCAAAACTCACCAGGCCTAAACATGACAGCAAGCCCCCCCTACCCCCAACTATTGGAGCCACTGAATCAAGCTCCGAACCTGAGCATGACACAGAACACATCTCCTTCCACAAAATCATTGCAGGGAGCGTGGCCCTTTTCTTGTCTGTGCTTGTGATCCTGCTGGTAATATACGTGTCATGGAAGCGTTACCCAGCCAGTatgaagcagctgcagcagcgctCTCTCATGCGaaggcacaggaaaaagaaaagacagtcaCTGAAGCAAATGACTCCAAGCACACAGGAATTTTATGTAGATTACAAACCTACCAACACTGAAACCAGTGAGATGCTGCTGAATGGAGCAGGACCCTGCACGTATAACAAATCAGGCTCCAGGGAATGCGAG